The Arachis ipaensis cultivar K30076 chromosome B05, Araip1.1, whole genome shotgun sequence nucleotide sequence taaaaataaaaatgagatCAGAAAAACTTATGTTCAGTTTAAACACGAAAAAATATCCTTAtcatttttcataaatataatcacaatGCTTATAACTTAATATACAGGTCTTAAAGGTTTTGGTTCTTACCTGGAAATCGAATAATTAAAAAGGTGTCATTGTTATGATAGGAAGTTACATATGAATATGTTCATCAAGTTGATAGTATGAAGCAATTCTCTTGCTATTGTGGTGCCAAGACTTGTCGTAAACGCTTGGACCAGTCTTGTGAGTTGTGAACATATCAATGTGTAATGTTCATGTTCATGTCATGTGTGTCGAATTGTCAATCTCCCAATTAATCATCTTCAGCCTAGcaattttctttattcttcttgtaGTTTctgttaaattttgatttttcgaTGGTTCACTTTCCCTAGACAAATTGTGTGTACAATAATGAATGAAAAATTGTGTGTTGTAGCATCACTTTATTCAGAAGCACTTTTAAactttgattatatatatatatttcaataCATTGTTTAGTCTCGTCTTGGTATATATGTACTGTATTCCTACATTATAATCTGGTTAGGAAGCCATAATTTGTTAAACaactttaattaaaaataataaacatagagATCCCAAAAACAAACAAATATTATAAATTGTCAATTTCTGTTGATAAATTTTTTCGTTGCAATTTTGCAGTAGACTGAGTTTGGATTTCATAAGAGGATAATTATGCTAACTAATAATCTCTAATTTCTCACATTCAACATTGTAGTCTCATAGTTTTGACATCATAGAAATGATTTTATATTTAACAATCTCTTCATGTAACAGtcttttttggatttaaaatgTAGACAATGCACAAGTTCATTTTGCCTTGTGccaaaattctatttttatttaaaaaaattgagacaaattaaacattaaatattttagacataaaaattttaatattatgtcaTGAATTATCTCTCCTAAAACTTAAGAAAGTACAACATATTGCTGCAAAATATaattaaagaagagtttgaaaaagagaaagagttGGGAAGGAGAGCACGAGGATGAAGCGAAGGTGTGAAGGGTTGGATGGTTGAAATTAGAAATGGAATTGAAGAGGGATAGGGTTTTGGAGGGTTGGGGGTGTCATGTAGGTTCGGATAATAACATGGTTCTGAAAATAGGACCGGACCGGTCGGTCGAACCGGTTCAATCGAAAATCGGTAATGCAAACGGTCTGGTCCTCCATCTATAACCGTTCAAAGAAAATCGTTGAAAAACAATCGGCCGGCTGGATCGGATCGGTAACCGGCTGGTTCGGATAAAACGATGCCGTTctttaatttgtaaaaaaaaaagaaccacGTGTGCATAGTAAAAATCGGACCGGACCAATCGATTCGACCGAAAAATCGGTGAACCGAATCCTAACCAATCTGGTTTGAGTGATATGATCGAATAAGAAAGAGAACCGTTCAGAACCGAGTTAAACCGGCCGGTTTTGATGAAAATTGAAAAACCGGCGATTTTTGGTCAACCGACCGGTTCGGAagctttttttttattcattttcctNNNNNNNNNNNNNNNNNNNNNNNNNNNNNNNNNNNNNNNNNNNNNNNNNNNNNNNNNNNNNNNNNAGCCACCGCCAGCCGCCCGCCATCGTCTTCTTCGCCTCACCGTTGGACACCCATTCTGAACTCTGAAGGAACAGAACAGACCCGCGGCTCCGCTTCGTCCCTGTCTCTCATCGCCGTCGCCGTTGCCGCGCCGTCGCCATCGCTGATGCCTCGCTCTTCTGCTCTGTCAAATAGGTTAGTTGAATATGTTGTTCTCCATTCTCCTCTGTTCTGCACTTCTGCAGTTCTGCTCTATGCTTGTTGAAAACTTATGAATAATGAATAATGTTGTTCTGCACTTCTGTTATGACTTATGCTTGTTCTATTCTGTTGTGAAAACTTGAAAGGATATATTCTGCACTTCCTTGACTGATGCATCAATAAATATTTTCTGTTGTTTTGGAGTTGAAAGGATATGTTCTTTCTGGAGTTGTTCTATTCTGTTGCGAAAACTTGTTCTCACAATATTTTCTGTTGTTCTATTCTGCACTTCCTTGTTGAAAGCTTGAAACTATGAATAATGTTGTTATGTTGATTTGTTATGTGTTGAATATGCTTGTTGAAAAATTTATGAATATGAAGCTGTTATGACTAATGTTTTTATGTTGTCTGTTCTGTTATGAATATGCTTGTGGCCTTGTGCCGTGAATTTAACTATTTAAGGTTGCTGTGAATTTAACTATTTAAGCCTTTAAGATTGCTGTCTTGCTGAATAGGGAATAGGAATTATTATCCTTATTGTGTTTAATTAAGATACTATTGTACTAGTATAGTAGTACTAACTAATTTCATGTTTATCTTTGTATTAGTTATATTTAGACTTTGAAACTTGGTTGTTTTTAAGATGTTGGTGAAGAACTAAAGAtatgtattttgaatttttttaatgttatgactatttttagtattttatattttttatttacgtgaaACCGATTTTACCGGTTCAACCAACGATTTATTGGTTGAACCAATAACTCAGTAAATCGGTAACTTGATCGGTTTGATCACCGGTTCGATTCTTACAACTATGCACGCGTGAACCAAACCCCCCCCCCCCCTTTTACCGGTTCAACCAACGATTTCATTTAATCATTTGTCACTATACTCCCTGTACTGGAGATTGGAGGACTCTGAAGCGGAGGAACCCTAGCCCTCCATTGTCGCCGCCGTTCCCAGGTCGTCAGCGCCGCCGCCGTCCCCAGGTCGTCAGCACCGCCGTTCCCAGGTCGTCGAACCCTAACCCAGTAACTCGGCAGGTACTCTTCATCTTTGCTGGCTTCTCGGCACGGAACCCAGGTTAGTGGCTTGTCTTCGTCTTcggtcttcttcttcaatttttgttccatttttcttcaattcttcttcggtcttggtttgaactttgaagtttggctcttcaattcttcttcttcggtctTCCGTCTTGGTTTCCAGTTTGGTATTCCCTTGTATTTGCTGTTGCTGGTGGTTAATGGTGGAAATTTTACAAATTTGCAAATTTGTATGTATGGTTCTGATTGCTCTGTCTTGTATTCACTATACTCTGATTGCTCTGTTAGTCAGTAATACTTACTCTGTTACCCTGTTTTAGTGTTTTAGTCAGTAATTCTTACTCTGATGGCTCTGATAGTGTTTTACTGGTTTACCAGTTGCTGATGGCTCCTAATTTGTTTGTTGCAATATTGTTGAATGCTGTAGGCTGATGGCTCTtaattttttgttcaaatttactGATGGCTTTGTTTGTAGTTGCTGGTTTTGCTGggtgaaggtttagtgttttGGAATGTTTCATAATGTGCTAATGTTTGTAATTGCTGGCTTTGTTTGTAATTGCTGggtgaaggtttagtgttttGTGATTATTGGTTAATGTTTTGGTTTAGTGTTCTCTCTTTTCCAGATTTCCCTTTTCCCtgtatttctgcatgttgctgaATTGGTAATTAATAAATTTGCCTTTTTGCTGTAAATCGGAACTTTACTaggatttgttaaatttgttgctgtaacttgaatttgttgctgaatttgttgcttcCCAGTCACAGAATCAGAACAGAATGCTCAGTCAGTGCTTGATTGATTGGCTTTGCTCACTGattgtatttgatgataaattttaaattttaaatttgcactGCCTATGTTATTGATTCACTGTTCTTTTAgtgtttttgttgttgttaatcattgtgatgagctttgttaaaatttgcactgcctatattgttaattaagaaaaaaattgctGCTTCTAATTGTTACTCTTGGAGGCACAAAACATTGTCGAACCAACTTAATAGCATTCCTCTATCAACCGTATTATTGTTAATTGAGTGCAGGCTAACGTTCCTTAGGGCATGGAGGGGCAACACAAGAAGACGGTGAGAATATTTGTCGGTGGATTGGGGGAATCAGTAACTAAACAAGACCTCCACAGTATGTTCAGCTCTTTCGGCAATGTCGAAGCAGTCGAAACAATCCGAACCAAAGGTCGCAGTTTCGCCTATCTTGACTTCCTTCCTTCTCCCACCGATGACAAATCTCTTTCCAGGCTTTTTAGCAAGGTtagttttttctcttatttttttagttaaaacTTCATTAAATTCAATTGATTATAACAATATGCATTTTctgttaaaaactaaaaaaaaaaattattgtcttGGCAGTATAATGGTTGTGTTTGGAAGGGTGGGAAGTTGAAGCTCGAGAAGGCTAAAGAACATTATCTAGTGCGGTTGAAACGAGAATGGGATGAAGATGCTATGTCTAAGATTGAGCATGTTAGTGACAAACCAGTCACTACTGATAAGTTAGAGGAAAAGCCCACAAAAGAGAGTTTAAAGACAAAGCAGCTCCACATTTACTTCCCGAGGTTAAGAAAGGTGACATACTAATATAACATacctttatttattcatttagtCGACACAAGTATGTATTCATTGGTCATTGACGTTGTTAAATGCCAATATCCAATGAGTCTGGATGGATCAAGCTCCTCTAAATTGAGGATATTGATAAAGTTACAAattaagatagtggggttcacaTATGTTAGAAGTTACAAATTCAGTGGTGATTAAGCCTTCACTTTATCACTTTACTAATCTCATTTTAGAGGATCTTTTTTCAGTTTGGGAACCCTACGTTAAATGAACTCCATCTACAAATATGTTCACTGGTTGTGTTTCAACATGTCTTTTGGATGTTGAACTGTGGCCTTTAAAGGCGTTTGTGTTTTGAATAACCTTTAAACTGTGAAGCTAAAAGGTGTGGATGCTAGTCTTGGGTGTGTATCTAGTGTGGCTATGGCTTTGTAGAATGCCATTTTTGCGTATGAAAGTGGTATAACATGGGAAATATTATGTGAAATACTGTAGAGCTTTGTCATGGATTCATGTcttaatatttttggttttttttttcaatgtcaAGAATTAAGCTCACAATATTATGGGTACAGTTATTTCGGTAATGAATGACACTAAGAAATTATCTGAACTGTTAGCTGCTCCATTTCTATGAGGCCATACTGTAAACATTTATTATGAcatgttttaaaggttttggcagGAATAACAAGGCCAACATTTGTGGGAGTGTCTAATTATGCTGTTCTCAGATGGTCTGTTTGTTTGAAGTGTGTCATCTTAGATTTTTTAGGATTATTCTTTTCTTTTACATATCTTATAGGTAATTTTGTGCTTTTGGTGTCTTGTTTTTGTTCTGTGATGTATATGTGTTTTTTCGGGACTGTCCCTGTATAATATGTAGAGACTTCAGGGAATGTTTGCAACATTTGAAGCCTTGAAGACTCGTTGTTGCCTTCTAGGTACTTTGGAAGAATGATCTGGTGGGGGCTGGGTCAGCTTAACTGACTTGCTGACTCAGCAGAAGGGTGTGCGTGAGGTGCTGTGGAGAATATGCAGCATGGATAGGGCACATCTGTAGGAATATGTGTGTCATTTGGAGGTAGGCTATCATTTGAGAAACAAAAGTTCGAATAAATAAGAACTAACAAACAGAAGAGCCTAGCATGAATGTAGCAAAAATGTGAAATTCACTAATCTATCTCTCTTAATTTCTAAGCCAGATACCTCAAATGTTTACGTGCCTTGCACCATGTACAAGCAAGGCATCTAATCCTACCCCACATGGCTTGCTTGTTGGAATGTCTGTCATAGCCAAATGTGTCAATGCCAATCAATAAGAATTGCTCTGAGCCTCTAGGGTACACCCAACACTCGCCAAAGATACTAAACAATGCATTCCAAAGAAAGCAAGCCACTGGATAATGTAAAATGGAAAAAAGTGATATTGATTCAGAATTCAACCTGAACATAGCACACATCTGGAGGATTATCCATATATGGCCTTTCAAACCTGAGAAAGGTCATTGTTATCCTTGGTTGTGAATAATACAccttttttccttcttttctttgtATCATATAACATTGAAGACCAAGAAGCTATTTcagcaaaattaaaagaagaatctGCAGAAATGCACACACCAGAAAAAAGTAAAAAGAACTCGTGTGCAAATGATAAAAAACATGAGAAACTCTAATTTGGCCATAGCGTAACATATAAGATGCATTGCCTTTGTTTACTTTGTTTCTCCTCTGTTCCAACTGCGACAAAACACAGGCTGAGACAGAGAGAAGGGATGAATGAGGCTGCAACAGAGGAAGAAGAACCTAATTGGGTTACCCAAGTTGTTTGTCTTTGACCTGACTACCCACCATATTTTGATTATGGCCTCAACACCACGGAAAAAAAAGCACTCCGCACCAGAAGCTCCATTGCATCCGGCTCCTGCTCTCCTCTGCCTCAATCATGTGCTATATACCCCTGCAATTGCTAAGCCTGCATGCTTCTATTGCTAAATTTTGGCTCAATTTgtatgttttttaaattttttggattCTTTTGTTGATATTTAATTTAAGACTTCCATTTATCTGTGATATATAAATGTGTAACAGTTTTATTATGTAGAATGCATTCTTGCCTTTCCCTTATATTCGGTCATGTAAAGAAACGTTAATGCTTAATCATATGGTTCAATTTTCACATGCAACATCTGTACTTAGTCTAAAGTTTCATGGTCTCAGAAATCTTCATGGAAAGAACTACTTGGTAATGGAGGTAATACTGCTTTCAATGCCACTCTCATGTTTCCTATAGAACAAGAAAGACCTGATAGTCCATCCCAATCCATATCTTTAAACGACAAAACTGAAAACATGGAAGGGCATGAACACCTAGGGAGTAAACCCACCAATACAGAATCGACAAAGGAGCTCACTGAAGATAATCATACCAACACATCAGCATTAAGAAAGCATGCTGAAGCTCAGCCTGCTGACAACAATGTGGAGTTGAAGAAGACCGGTCGAGGTGCATCATGGCGACGGAAGCAATCATGGACACAACTGGTTGCTGGAGACAACAGTTCATTTAGCATTTCACAGATTTTGGCAGGCATTACATTCTCAGAGCCAATGGCCAAGGGGTCTACCGTGGACCCTGCAAATTCCAACAATCCCAAGCATAATAATGTAGGTAAGGATGCCATTAATGAAGTTGTTACTAGTGATGGGCGTATACCGGAAAAGAGCCAACATGATGGTGGTGGTGCCAATGATACTGCATATGAGGAAAAGAGTGAGACAAGAGAAAAGGAAGGATCGTCTGAAGAAACAGTACAAAAAGAGAGATCCACTGCGAGGGTTGAAGTAGGCGAAACTTGCACATTCATGAGAAGTTGTTCTTCTTTGAAAGAGTGGGCGAAGGCTAAGGCTGCTTTAAGTGGATCACTCAAAAGGAAACGTCCCAACTCCCGAGAACCAGTAAAGAAGCATGAATAACACTGTCgtgtatttttaatttgttgtttttcTTGGCTTATGCATAGCAAAATGAGGGAAATTAATTTTCAGATACTGCGAAATGATTGATTTCTGTTTGATTGGACAATGCTGTAGGGACTGCTTAACAACGtgctatttttaaaattttctgaaAATTTTAACGACAGAAGCCATATTTTACCTTCAAATATGTATCTCATTTATCTTTTGTGGAGTAATATTATATGTACAAGTCTTTTGGTAACTAGGTCCAACCAACTACAataaaaaccattttcaaaatgAAACGCACGACGCGTGCTCTAGTGTTCCACTGGCGCACAATTCAAAGAGATTGTATTATCTGTACAAGTCTTTCTATACTTTTTGCAGTACACAATTTTTTGTTGGAGAGCATACAAATTTTGGAGCATAGCATACAAAGTTTTGAAGTATAGCAGACAAATTTGCACGTAACACAAACTTATCCATATAGCACACAAATTTTTGCACATAACAAATTTTTGAACTATAGCACAAAATTTTGCTGCACCAAAATTTAAGTGTGTATTTTTTTATTGACAAACTTATCGATATAGAACACATTTTTTTGCACATATTACACAAATTTTCGAACCATAACACATTGTCAAAGCACAGCGCACAAATTTTTGTTGCACCAAAATTTATGTATATATTCTTTTATTGATTTCTATTacacatttatttttttcttctctttttcttcatgGTGTATAAACCGATCACCATTCATTGCAAGCCAATATTACCTTACAGGTTctattttccaaaaaaaaaaaaaacaaacacattAAGTATGTCATCATAGCTCATGGCTATTAACTTTGATGTGCAGTTCCAACATTTCTTGGTGGCTAGGGTCCACAGAAAATGTGACACGACAATCAATGGCTCTTGAAAAGTTCAGCGATCACCTCGTCTTTCTTGCAGTTGTCCATCAACACTGCAAACAAACCATACCACATTACATGTGTAAATCAAGCAAAGTGAAACAACACACCCCTTCATTTTTACAGCACACACATAACCGAAGCTAATAGTTTGGTAACTCACACTAATTTGACAGATATCATTAAACAAATTCTGGTTTATCATAGCACACAAATATTTAAGCGTAGCACACATTTTTGTTCAGCATAACTCAAAAATTCACACATATAGCACAAAAACCAAAATCATAGAATAACACTAATTTTCTaaacaactcaattaaaaaaaaaaaaactaagatcATCATAAATAACCATAATCAAGAAAAAAACATATACAATAGCACACAAATATCGAGTATAGAAAAATAACACAAATAATCGAAGTTAATAGCATGGTAGCTCACACTAATTTGTCATAAATCATTAAACAATTTCTAGTTTATTACAGCATACAAATATTTAAGCATAGCACACATTTTTCTTCAACATAGCACACAAATTCATACATATAGTATACAAATATTGagcataaaaaaataatataaaagacATTCGTGCCTTTTTAATTTCACTCAACAAAAAAGATACATCCAATttacaaagaagaaaaaattaaacaacaacaacaagacgtTGAAGAAAGAATGAACGTAAGAAGAAGACAACGGTGGTAGTGGCAGCAGCGACAAcgacggtggtggtggtggtggtggcagcAGCGATGATGACGACGTTGGAGGAGGGGGAGGAAGAAGAGGGCGCGTGactaaagtttaaattttaataacttgGTTAACTTGGTTAATAAAAACACTTGGAGACCAAGCATTTTTGTTTAGAAAATAATcgattttaatttgttttgtttaTAGTCTAATATCCTCTTAAGCAAAAGTTACATTCACACTTAAGAATTCAggaatattttgtattttaaaaaactAGATTAGTTAAACTTTGAAAGACTCAACTTAGATGAGTTTTGACTATGATTTCCAGAATTGGAGCTGATAAGTTGGTTTGACTAAGTTAATTGGCAATTGGTCACTTGTTTGGTTTGGACCTGTTACTGGTTGACAGTTGACACGGAGATTCTATTtgcaaataattgaaaaaaaccGGAACAATTGGCAGAAAATTGGCAAACCATTTAAACCAAATGTGTTTTCTCCCCCGGGTTTTGCTGGCATAATGTCTGTCGTGCTTCTTGTCATCGCAATCTGCTTCTCTTCTGCTTTCTATGTCAACAGAATCTCGCCGCATTGTGTCGATGTCGCGATATGCAAAAGCTCATATCTGTAAGCTCGCCACGATGCCACTGTCCAGCATCTCCTCTTTACATTGCTCCCATGTCGCTGTCCGCTTCTGGACTTGGTGCCGATTCTCCATCCTGGtcatatttttggttttttttttcaatgtcaAGAATTAAG carries:
- the LOC107644414 gene encoding uncharacterized RNA-binding protein P16F5.06-like isoform X1 — its product is MEGQHKKTVRIFVGGLGESVTKQDLHSMFSSFGNVEAVETIRTKGRSFAYLDFLPSPTDDKSLSRLFSKYNGCVWKGGKLKLEKAKEHYLVRLKREWDEDAMSKIEHVSDKPVTTDKLEEKPTKESLKTKQLHIYFPRLRKAETERRDE
- the LOC107644414 gene encoding uncharacterized RNA-binding protein P16F5.06-like isoform X3, with product MEGQHKKTVRIFVGGLGESVTKQDLHSMFSSFGNVEAVETIRTKGRSFAYLDFLPSPTDDKSLSRLFSKYNGCVWKGGKLKLEKAKEHYLVRLKREWDEDAMSKIEHVSDKPVTTDKLEEKPTKESLKTKQLHIYFPRLRKE
- the LOC107644414 gene encoding uncharacterized RNA-binding protein P16F5.06-like isoform X2 yields the protein MEGQHKKTVRIFVGGLGESVTKQDLHSMFSSFGNVEAVETIRTKGRSFAYLDFLPSPTDDKSLSRLFSKYNGCVWKGGKLKLEKAKEHYLVRLKREWDEDAMSKIEHVSDKPVTTDKLEEKPTKESLKTKQLHIYFPRLRKLL